The genomic interval TACTATTTACATCATGCCTCGGAGTGCACATCCTATGTGCTCGGTAACGCAGGGATACGGTGAAAATTCAATGGTTCCACTCTCTCTCATTGAAGGTGAAGATTACAATTTGACTTGTCAAAGTGATATTGGGTTCCCCAAAGTGTCTTTGGACTGGTCCAAGGGACAGAATGGTGAGATGCATCCACTTTCTACAAACTTGACATCTGAAGAGAATAAGGATGACATGACGACTGTAAATTATCAATGGTCTCCTAATAGAATGGACCAATATGAATACAAGTGCAACATGTATCATCAAGCATTTTCCGTCCCAAACTACGTGCCTCAAAAGACGTCTTGTACACcgggaccatttgatatcctatTTGGTCCAGATGTGACGATTTCCCCCGAAGTCCGGTCTGTTGACTCTTGGAGTGACACCGTAACTTTCACGTGTAATGCAAGTGGAAACCCAGAGATCAGCTCGATGTATTGGTTTTACGATGGCTTTCCGTTAGATAGTACAAATTTAAGTCGACCAAATTCTATCGAGTTCgttataaatatgtcatctatAATTATGACGGGTTTCTCCGAAGTTGACAAAGGTAATCATACAGTAGAATGTACTGCTGAAAATGACGTTGGAATGGGAACTGCTGATAGTTTAATAATCGTGTTGCCGAGAAGACCTACGACGACGGAAATCCCTTTAACACGAGGTGCCACTGTCACTGATATCCAACACCCTACCAATTCCACTCAACTTGCAAACAACGGTAAAGACTCTGTCATATTAATAGCCTGTGTGTCAGTTGCTTCATTGTTATTCTTAGTTTTTATAATTGTTGTAGGAACCCTGTGTTTTCTAAAGAAACGCAAGGGCGTAAACGCCAAAGTTAATTTGCCAGCGGACTCCTTGTGGGCAGAGGGCTGCAATGAACTAGAGACAGGAGACACACGATTGAGTCTTTTCACAAGTGCCACCGAAATGGTAACATTTGAACAAAGTAAAGGACAATATGCTGAGATTTCCGCGGTAAAATCGAGTTCAAACGATGAAGTTGAAGTAAAAAACACACTACAAGAAGATTCTAGTTCAAACACAGAGGGCGGTGAAAACATTCCGGTGATTTATGCTACCCCCGATGTTCAACATGACACAAGTTCGAAAGAGAGTGGTGATAGAAAATCCGTGGATAACCAGTGATTATATTAAAAAGCTGAAGAGGACAAGAAAGGCAAGGGAGATGAAATACACGCTAACAAATATTAAGAATGTAAGCTAGTCCATTTACTGATAAAGACAGTATCATGTACTTTTGTCGTTTCACTCATTTTACATGTTTCAAACTCTGTATGGTAGCTCTCTGTCAAAAAAGGGGACGATAAGGCAAAAAGTAAGATCTTTGATATGATTTGCAAACTCGTATTGCTTTATTGTTTGGAAGTGAAATAGTATCCtctaaatgtattatatacataaagTTTACAAGCTAGGCTTAGATTTCTACGATAAATCGTCGTAGAGGGCGGGTTTTGATTTCACTGTTCTCCATTATCTGATGAGATGAATAAGACATGCAGTGACTAGAAATCCCTTTAATAATTATTCATGATGCAGATAAAGATAACAAAGAGACTAAACAAAGACTACACAAAGAGATCTAAACAGATCCATtactataatttatataattgaaTTTCCCTTTTAAAAGGAATTTTATACAGGGAAGTGAAActtgtgtatatttataaatcACGTGGGAGAGAATCTTTggtgtaatttgttttgattttattgCCCCCATTGAAAAGAAACAGAGAAGTAACCTTATATCGAGgatttttttatgatttaagatataaatatattcaaataggGAACACAATTACCGTAAATATTTTTTGCGTTTTTCTGCCGtataaaatacatttgaaaaagttaGTAAAGTCATACTCCAATTCTTGATAGAATTAGCCTCCATGGCTTACATGTAGAATAGTGTATGTTTTAACCGGTTTGATCTAGTTTTTACCTGTTTAGTTAGTTTAACAACTGGTTTCAGTGTGACTATAAGTATATAAGCTACGTGCGTCGTGTTGCGCACCCTCACCGGCTTGAATGGTTTGACCGATCGTGTAAtgatcagtatactagtaatgactgatgtacatgtgttacgTGCTAGTGGCTCGTGATATTACGACGATGCAAGCATTGAATTAAAATAATCAGGAATCTATTTTATGTTCTATAAATTTTTGTCTAAATTTATTAAGAGTTTATccgtttttacctcccgtaagggtacgggaggtattaaaaggggaatgtctgtctgtctgtctgtctgtctgtctgtctgtctgtctgtctgtgtcatcattttctaaaaatcggctggctcaattataatgaaatttgggatatataatctttagggtaatagctagacctgattaggttttgagccagatctgttaatgtttcattagagaaatttgcatattaatgaaatcaactaactacgcaatatcttaagactgcatacttcaatttcaatataatttagtatattcgttaaacataacaacatacatttgtcctataaaattcgttgatgtatcttacagcgttaatgaataatttgcataatcaattatttttggtaattaggctatatcttaagaatacatacttcaaattcaacataatttagtacatacgttaaccataagaaaacacatatgtcctatcaagtttgttgatgcaccgtacagtgttaatgaataatttgcataattaatgattttcggtaattaggctatatcttaagaatacatgcttcaattccaatataattcagtacacacgttaaccattaCAATCGcaaatgtcctgtaaagcttgttggtgtacctttcagtgttaatgaataatttgcataattaattattcttggtaattaggctatatcttatgactgcatgcttcaatttcaatacaattcagtacatacattaaccataacaaattgtgtatgtcctataaagttagttgatgtacctaacagtgttaatgaataatttgcctAATTaatgattcccttacgggaggcattcagtttaaatctggttcttGTCGTTTCACTCATTTTACATGTTTCAAACTCTATGTGGCAGCTTTCtgtcaaaaaaaagaaaagaaaagaaaaaaggagACGATATAGTCAAGTCAAAAACTATGGTAAAAAGTACTATCTGCCGTATGTCTTTGATGTGATTTGTGAATTCAATCTCAGTATATTGCTTTATtgttgaaagtaaaatattatctTTACTATTTGAAGTACTTTGATAAAGTTGGCGTAATAAAGTGTTTATTGAATTTATGTATcctctatgtatgtgtgtatgtatgtatgtctgtctgtctgtctgtctctgtctgtctgtctgtctgtctgtctgtctgtctctctctctctctctctctctctctctctctctctctctctctctctctctctctctctctctctctctctctctctctctctctctctctctctctctctctctctctctctctctctctctctctctctctctctctccttgtGTATATTCAAAGAGTGTTAAGATTTATATGCCAGAAAAATAATGACCCGGGCTTAATTTTACTTGTAACTAGGCAGTCATTGCAacgaaaaacaacaacattaactTGGCATGGTTAAAAATTCGCCATTCTTTAAAGACGTTGATTTCTAATCAGGTTAATTGGTCGTTTGGATCTCTTGTCTCATGTGTCTTGTTCTCGTGGGTGCGTTCGATTATCTTCCCGGGGAGCCGCAGATGGCGCTCTTCAATATCATGGCGACTGTAGCAGAACACCTTACACGTCTTGTGTCTCATTTTCCCAGTTCTGTGGTAATATTAATCCTTACAGTAGTGTTGACATGGTTTATACTTAAAAGGAAGAATACTGGGTTACCCCCTGCAGTAGCGGGCTGGATTCCATGGCTGGGATGTGCAATCGAGTTCGGTAAAGCTCCGTTGGATTTCATCGCGAGGTGCAAGGAGAAGGTGGGTGACTCGTTGACAGTGATATGACACACACAACCTCACCTAGCACCTGTCAGCTTTTCTGGCTAGCATTTTACAGTTCTCATacgttaccccccccccccggtaatATTGCCCTATCTTTCCATTTCTACAGTTCTTACCGTAAGTGCAAACTGAAATGATCAGTTTGGAACAAAAATACGGTCATTTTGATGCTGAAATTTGGAGAGCATTTCTTTATCTGATTGTTAGCtacaacaatacatttataCGTGTGCATGGCAGACGATTAACTTTGGACTCGAGTAATGATTAACCGCTTACGTCACTTCTACTATAGCTTATTATCGCACGTAGATCCCGGGACGGTAGACcacaggggcttgaaattggccatatgtgtttacaaatagttgatttttttttttgcttattGTTTACTCTCTTTGCAAAAattagttttttgtttgtttactttttatttgctgtttaaaaatatttttccctACAAgatgccatgtaataaagtgatgatttgaaaatctcatttgtttttttctaaatcaattttaaccaATGGTCATTTGATGGTTTTTATAAACCAGCTTTACGATACTATTGATTATTTATGAGCTAGTTCTACTGAGCACACAGAGAAAAGTCTACTAATTACATAGTgaattttattatttaattttacattttattattcattGCCCACAACATGAAAATGAGAGAGAGGTTTTATTTTCTtcgatatctttgaaatgtgcttattttaacactttaaaCAGTCAAGAGAATTTTTTGTATATTCTAGGTTCAGAGATCCCCTCAGCAGACaagtaatgtgtattgtatttttgtcttgtattgtactgtattgtattgtgtttactataccatgctttccacagcatgttgttaagtaataaagTTAAAGTGAATGGGACATAGAGGGGTCAAcagttgagggcgctcagtagaactaactcatcactttattacatggcaccttgtagggaaaagatattttagagaaaaaaaaggtaaacaaacaaaaactaattttgcaaagaaagagaaagaaagagtaaacaaaaaacaaaaaacaactctttgtaaacaaatatggccaatttcaagcccctgtgCGTAGACTGTGTACTTTGACTATCTGCTGAAAATAAAGTGGCCAGTGACATATAACTAATTATCTGTAATCCCTAACTCCCTCTAAAATTAGTATATGCCTAATTTTCTTTAGAATGTCAACAACAAAACTGAATTTAACCTGACTACTGTATTATAAAATTATAGCACTACCAAAATGTGTGTAGTGTGTAACATGCACCCTATCAACTACTACCTCATGAAAGAGAAGGCTGACTACTACTGAGTGACATCATGTAGACTTACAGTCtaacatatatatcatgtatgtacagtcTAACATCACGTATGTACAGTCtaacatatatatcatgtatgtacagtctaacatatatatcatgtatgtacagtcTAACATCACGTATGTACAGTCtaacatatatatcatgtatgtacagtcTAACATCACGTATGTACAGTCtaacatatatatcatgtatgtacagtctaacatatatatcatgtatgtacagtcTAACATCACGTATGTACAGTCtaacatatatatcatgtatgtacagtcTAACATCACGTATGTACAGTCtaacatatatatcatgtatgtacagtctaacatatatatcatgtatgtacagtcTAACATCACGTATGTACAGTCtaacatatatatcatgtatgtacagtctaacatatatatcatgtatgtacagtcTAACATCACGTATGTACAGTCtaacatatatatcatgtatgtaaagtctaacatatatatcatgtatgtacagtctaacatatatatcatgtatgtacagtctaacatatatatcatgtatgtacagtctaacatatatatcatgtatgtacagtcTAACATCACGTATGTACAGTCtaacatatatatcatgtatgtacagtcTAACATATATATCATCTATGTACAGtctaacatatatataatgtacgTCTAGAAGAAAAGAAATTCTCCATATTgttgcatttcatgtacatgttttgcaGAATTGTTCACTGGAATGTCTAAAGTCCGACTAGACCAAAATACAAATGAATGACAGGATTTCTTTGCATTCTGAATACTAGTATTACCCTGAATGTGTCTCTGCTACTCGTAttaatttctgaaaatgttGAGAACAGTTTTAAATTAATAGTTGTGATGAcataaaattatatcatttaaaTTAGTTTCATATTGTGTCTAAATTTCAGTGTGGTTCAGTGTTCACTATAGTAGctacaggtcaaaggttaaccTTTGTAACAGAGCCAGAAGATTACCATCTCTTCTTTCAGTCTAATGATGTAGACTTCCAGCAAGCTGTACAGGATCCAGTCAGACATACTTGTAAGTATACACAGCTATAAGAGTATTTTATAAActtattacctggctatgagggcactagtaaaTGTCTATTACCCCGAGGACTGAAAGTATGAAACAACTATTTCCTGAAAgtgaaatagttgctacatgaCAACACAAGGTGCAGGTAATGtgacgtctactagtgcccaaataaagCCAGGCAGTGtgtttttataacacatcaggttctttccatagtcaaatAAGACTTCCATGCTACATGAATAGTGCCCTATGGAAAATAGAATGCAACTAGTGCccatatatgcaaattgttgTTAATATGGGTCCATACCACATGATCATGATCCAAGCCAATCACCAAAGTCTacatatgaaaatgatgtgttatTAAACTGTAGTTATGGCAATCTGAGGCTCAGTAAGCTTTGTTTTCATGTCTACTGTACTTGTCCATTCTCTTTGACTGTCACCCGatttataaacaaaagaaaatgtaaaGGCCATCAAGTAGAGTAGACGTGAAATAGGGTAAGTAGGTAAATAATCCTAATCAAATTTCTCCTTGatcacattttaatcagattgctagTTATGGTGTTTTTTGTTATAAgttaatattgtacaatttgtacCCACTAATAGTCACAACATTTATTTCTtaaaattatatgaattattttatatgaatgtaagtgtctcactggagaaAAGagtgcaatattagtagcagagcattatagacttaattttcaaaagaataaggatgttataacctatattatattattacatccttattcttttaaATTAAGTCTATGAATTATTTTATGTATCTTTACACTAAGGGCAGTTATAGAACCATgaacacagtttttttttagtATCTTTGATTTTGATGTGATATCCAAAATTAAGACCAAATATTTGTTGATATGTGTAATTTATATgatgtgtacgtttgtatgtaaaGTGTATTCATGGTTTTGTGTGACCTTTATCAAGGAATAGACGTTTTTTTATTCAAACTTGTTTAGTTTTGATGAAAACTGATGAGTACAGCAATTAAAGAGTAAATGGAAATATGATTAGTTTTGTTCATCATTCATTTCTGTAAATGGAAATCAAATTGTAGATTTTGTTGATGGGACATAGTTCAGaatttgttttgatgtgtttttgtttaattGGAAAATCTGCTGACTTTATTGTAGATActaaaacattttgtaaacaccacagaaccagtgatgtaaacatgagttgtcatgacatagaaagccagggtatataatctatattttttgttcaaatataataacttggcttgtacatgaATAAGATGACATATCCAATCATGAATGATATTATATTTGGTGTGAAGAGATAATAACAAAGGGTCTAAGAAtaatgaacaaatattttatattggtCCATACTAATAAGTGAAAGAGTATGATCCATCATACTTTAAATATTCCACAGATCCTATGCATGTTATATCAGATTCTACAAACTTAAATCTAAATCTCTGTAAACATGTTGTAtatgtttcattcattttcttcTCATGAAACTGTTGACAATTAGATGTtaatccccaatatttttcttcattccgccaatgaaaatatgagtgacctttATCACcacgagtcgctagatgagcattttctggctgaattaagaaaaatattggagaataacatacatttgttattttacCAGTGGCagtaatataaaagaaaaattagtgaaaataatgttaatttttgaacattttgactcatattttgaacacagcagaaccagtgatgtagacacacatcgccgtgacatagacgtgcattgccatgacgtagaatgaccagagtatatattccatattttttgttctaaatggcttgtgcatggtataatgagaATCATGCATTTagtaaattgtttattttccaaattggcaatatatacatcaaaatatttaagTTTGATACTTTTTTCACATTCTTTACTAGTAGGGATCATTTGTAGGTGTTTTTCTACAGTCAGTTATTAGTACTAAATAAGTTTCTTATTACAAATCACAATAGGTATGAAATTATGACGTATTAATATTATTCTGACTTGACTTCTCTTTTTTACACAGCTAATATAAGTCCAAAGCATTTCTTTAAAAGTCATACAGCCATCCATGATATGATGAAAGGACGACTAGCACCATCCAATCTACATCTCTTCTGTGCACAACTTTGTCAGAattttaacaaacaaataaacaagatgCCAGCAGCTGGAAAGGAAGACTTAATGCATGTAGTTAGAAGGATTATGTTTGCTGCAGTTGTCAATAATTTATTTGGTGACGAGATTTTACCAACGTCTGATGACAAGATACAAGAATTAGAAGACACTTTTACCAAGTATGATGAAGATTTTGAGTATGGATCTCAACTACCAGAAGCTTTCTTGAAGTATGttgaattttatatttcttacaaaaatgatgaaataaaattatttgtttattctttgttttgttgctgttgttttgttgttgttgctgtcattgttgttgttgttgtttttgtttttgttgtttgtctttccctttctttcattttcGTTGCTAGTGCTGCAAAACAAATGTCAGTTCCAGATAATTGATGTCAGAATTCTCAGGCAAATTCACAATGTATCCAATATCTGATTTTATAAACATATGTAACAGAATATATTGTACACATCTTGTCCTTTCTTTGAGGCAGTCCCATTTGTCATTTGATAAAACATTGATATATAAAGAAATCTAAGACTAGTTCATAAACCAATCAAGACAGAACAGTCATTGTAAAACAGAAActtaaaatgttgttgaaatatgatatatttgtatttctgtaactaaattaaaacaacaaaaaactttACAACTTCCTTtcgatacatacatttgtacaaaacatgatattttccttatatacataaatatgtagTACCCAGGCATATATACGATTCATATACTTACAGACCATGGGCAAGGTGTAAGAATTGGCTGTTATCACTTTTTGATGGAGTAGTTAAAAAGATGGATACTCTTGAAAAGAAAGATGACAAAGgaaaggtatgtatgtatgtatggatgtatgtatgtatgtatgtatgtatgtatgtatgtatgtatgcatgtatgtatgcatgcatgcatgtatgtatgtatgtatgtatgtatgtatgtatgtgtgtatgtatgtatgtatgtatgtatgtattgtatgtatgtatgtatgtgtgtatgtgtgtatgtatgtatgtatgtatgtatgtatgtatgtatgtatgtatgcgtgtgtgtgtatgtatgtgtgtgtgtgtgtatgtatgtatgtatgtatgtatgtatgtatgtatgtatgtatgtatgtatgtatgtgattccTTTCTAGGTGTAAACAGATTAATTTTTAGTTTCATGAGTGAGGAGTATAATACTAGTTGATAATATTTGAagagtaaagtcactggtagttTGTCATTTGTTCAGGTTTCTTGTTCTcatgaaatgttaaaattaaTAAAGATTGTCCAAGAACTATGTACAGTATGACTTTGATATAAATTTGTATCCAGTGAACAGTCCATAACTGGTGTATATTCTAGTCATAAAAACTCATTACTATTACTAATAAATTTGAATACCAGGAAATGTCATTGACTGTGATCTGAAAAGTCTGTGGGTGGTGAAAGCCAGTTTGGTTTGAGTTACCAAGTTACAGCAGAAATATTGAACAAGCAgacactgtatgtgtacacatacagtacGTCCACACACGTCACCACAATGAACCATGACTAGCTAATACTTGCCAAAGGCTGTAAAAGACATCAATAGGTATATAGAAATATGCATATCAAAATGATAATGTTAAGTAGTATAAGTCATTAGATAggtgttgctatggaaacaaagTTGGGTTCCGCTTCATCACTTTGACAGAAAATACCCTTTCATAGCATATTCCAGGAGTTGTTATTAGTCCCTGCGGACGAAGTCcagaacggggacttatggattgggttccgtctgtccgtccgtcagtccgtccgtccgtccgtccgtccgtgcgtccgtaagtccgtccgtccgtccgcagctgtttcttggagatgcctggaccgattttttttcaaacttggtacaggggcaacatactatggcatacatatgcacgtcaatttgttttatgatacaatccaatatggccgcctagcaaccattttgtttgcgaatttttcctgtctaaagccataactcagacatgctttaacagatctcattcaaagttggtattaggacagtgttctatgacatacatgtgcatattcattgttgtcatgatacgatccaatatggccgcctagaagccattttgtttgtgaattttcatgtccaaagccataactcagacatgcttgaacagatctcattcaaagttggtattaggacagtgttctatgacatacatgtgtatatccattttcgtcatgatacgatccaatatggctgcctgccagccattttgtttgtgaattttccatgtccaaagccataactcagacatgcttaaacagatctcattttaaagttggtattaggacagtgttctatgacatacatgtgcatatccattttcgtcgtgatacaatccaatatggctgcctggcagccattttgtttgtgaattttccatgtccaaagccataactcagactccattttcatcatgatatgatcccccatacccaaccaatcctttattgttggaggcatattccatgtccaacaagcacacacaacatatctaagtctgtttgtttaaggttcacaaatgttgttgcgtgatcagagtagtgataattccttaaaacccaattatagcggggactatgtcattctcaatgacttgttaaggGTATGAAATAGgatatatataaattttaaattttaaattttgtaatttcaaataaatgtttgtctacattttattctattacAGACATTACTAGAATCATTGATGGCAATTGTTGACAGAGAAGTGGCTGCTAATTTCTCACTATTGCTACTGTGGGCATCACAGGCTAATGCTATACCAGTAAGTATTTATTACACACTTTTCTGACaatgttgttaccatggtagtCATCTATTTTCTACACTTTCTGACAGTAGTGTTACCATGGTAGTTGTCTATTTTCTACACTTTCTGACAATGTTGTTACCATGATAGCTGTCTATTTTCTACACTTTCTGACAATGTTGTTACCACGGTAGTTGTCTATTTTCTACACAATACAAAAGCCCATGTCTCTGACATTTGAAAGTAGACTTCATCATA from Glandiceps talaboti chromosome 3, keGlaTala1.1, whole genome shotgun sequence carries:
- the LOC144432678 gene encoding 24-hydroxycholesterol 7-alpha-hydroxylase-like: MALFNIMATVAEHLTRLVSHFPSSVVILILTVVLTWFILKRKNTGLPPAVAGWIPWLGCAIEFGKAPLDFIARCKEKCGSVFTIVATGQRLTFVTEPEDYHLFFQSNDVDFQQAVQDPVRHTSNISPKHFFKSHTAIHDMMKGRLAPSNLHLFCAQLCQNFNKQINKMPAAGKEDLMHVVRRIMFAAVVNNLFGDEILPTSDDKIQELEDTFTKYDEDFEYGSQLPEAFLKPWARCKNWLLSLFDGVVKKMDTLEKKDDKGKTLLESLMAIVDREVAANFSLLLLWASQANAIPITYWTLALVLSDKKVLQSLRDEIKSVIGDRKGDLNITEEDLKKMPGIKRAVLEAIRLRSPGVITRKVIKPFKIKNYTVPAGDLLMLSPYWAHRNTTHFPDPEKFNPDRWLKADLEKNVFLDGFVAFGGGRYQCPGRWFALMEIHMLVVMVLHTFDMKLVDPVPLRSPLHLVGTQQPSTQCQIAFSKIN